ttgGGACTGGCAAGCTGCATTTCACATATTTGGACAAAAAGTACTAATGTTTACAAATTGAGATAAGATGAAATAGAGTTCTACATTCAGGTTTGACAGTAACTCGCTTTATAATTCTGCCTTTTGCATTTCATGTTTAGATCCTTACCTTACCGCCTTACCAAATCTCTCACGATCAATAGTGATAGAAAACAATCAAGGTGACACCCAAAATGTTAATATTCCATTTTAGTTGAGCTAGTATTGGCCGAAGAGGAGTATTGTAGTAAAGGTTATATGTAATCtttacttttatattttatttttattttttggtttAATTTACTTTGAGCGGCATCGATTGGtaataataaatatcatattCATTTAAACCTTATAAGAAGAAAGCAATGTATTCTTAAAAGATATGAATTTGGTCTTGTTACTTGGCTAACtgagtatattatataattatatataatatactgagTTAGCCAAATCAGGCCTtccttataattatattatgtcAATGCCTTCCTCAGCAACACAGCAAACACAAGCGCTGCTGTGACAATTGCTGACAAGTGTTTATAAACACGATGAAAATACAGCCTGAAATACAAGCAACTATAAACACACTGAATGTGAAGCGTGAAATACAAGCTTTCATGTAAGCAGCTGCTCAGAGAAGGATGAGACTCGCATGTAACAGCGTCACAGTGTCTTGTTACAACCACTGAAGGCGTATGTACTCAGTTAAAAGCCTCGAAAGCGTTATGAAAAAGGGTAAAGCTCTACCACAATACAAGTACCAACCGCAGCTCTATGTTTGGCTCTCCTGTTTTTTCGTTCAAGCTGTTTAGAAAGAAGTTTAAGTTAAAACAGCTTTATAACGCACATGCATCAGGAGAAGATGATTCCAGATTATCTAGGAACTAAAGAAAACTAGCAAACAGGTACGTAAGTGCCTAATGCTACAAATTCTTACAGGCAGTCAACAcaacttatttttaaattttctaaagttACTTTTAGTTTTCTGAACCGCATAAAATGAaatcttttttgcaaaattaacattttggtttttaataataataatatgaatggTGAACTTACCATGAGAAGCTGGTCCTTCAACAGATTTATTCTCTCACGCTGTGCAACTCTAACGATATGTTGATAATATATCGTCAGACTACATAACAAAAAACAATTAAGGTAACAAGTTGTTTTAACGTTATAGAACAAGCTGTTAATATAAACAATGTGGTCATCTTACAATTGAGTGCAACGATAATATGAAAAAGGATTTTCAAATGACTAGCCCAAGGACAGGAGATTACATGAACAAATGTCAACAGTATTCCTAGTAACTCTAAACGTACTAAACAAAGGTCTTTTATGCTGCTGGCAATTTGCCAACATAAAGTTACATACTTCACCTCTAAGAGAGTTTGTCAAAGAGGTGCGCTGGGTGGGCATCAGTAAagaacatctacatgtataaatgtGAGTGTCTGTCGTTCACGCGTCTAGTTATAGTGATTAAGTTTTAGGAGTAAAAATTGCGCTTTGCGCTGGATTTCAACTCGGAACTGccaggtctgcagacaggcatgctAAACTATTAGACCAAGAAGTACATTACTCTAATAGAAATAATTGTATTGATACTTATGCAGCATTTGCAAAAATACTAGCATAATGTAACTGACATGTAACTCCATGACATGTTGTAACATCAAGCTGGtttcacggctcttattaaagtaaagatttagactcaaattactcaaactcattgggtaattattttataactcgtgcaacgccgagcattcatctagttttgCATATAGACCATCATTAAATTTGGAGCAACCTTCGAAAATAATGAAATAGAGCTATTCCCATTAAAAATATTAGATAATGAAGATTTTTGTCTGTCAAGATGTCTATTTTCTTTGGCTATCAAAAATCTCAATTCcttataaaaaaaactgaatttGCTTATATTATCAACGAAACCATCAAAAGATCGACAGCATGTACCACTTATCTTTTCTCACACGGGTTTTGCACGCCGAGAAATTTCtagaaaaaaattgagatttttTTCTTTGAATAAAGAATATGCCATATAATGTGATAACTCCTTTTTACATGCCACTCTCAATGGCGCATGATGCATGCACCATGACCACATGACCACATGACGTGAGCATTACCACAAAATTCTCGAAATGTTCCATGTGACACAAGCATAATGATAAATTCTAATGAGCCAGTCAAACTTTCCCTATTAATGGTGTATTGGGGTAACAACTAGTTAGCTGTCCTGTAATGCTAGGCAACTTATGTGAGGGCATGAATAGGCATGCTGGGAATTTTTCGGTGAACAAAAGAAATCAGTCGCTGTCACAAGCTGGCTGACATTTAGAGGTATCGTGAAGTTTAAGATTTGACAAATGTTTTTACTGGATACGTAATAGCTTCGACTGTACGTAGACATTTATGATAACTCTCCATGTATTGAGTAGTGCTACTATCATTTTTGTGATTCTCACTGCTATGAGAGAACTACAGCTTCAGCTCAGGTTTTTCCTAAACTTTTTATTCTTGAAAAGcttttacaaatacatgtacaatccTACCTCAATTAACTATTATTTCTGCGTACGAACTCATTGACATACAATGtaaaatttgagaaaatatCTGTCTCGACATGAAAACTAATTTTCATCATACGACAGGCATAATTTTCCAAAGACTTGCAATTTTGAGAGCAAAATCAAAAGAGCTAGTCTGAATTAAAACAGAccacaaaaataatttaatcaatATCTAGTGTAAGTTCAAGTAAGTTACGTcacatatttttatcattttattactcCACTTACGCATTGCTGAGTCAACACTTTTGTTAACATAATGTACAGTACATAAAGTACAGTACATAAGTTACAGTACGCAAGGTACAGTATATAAGGTACAGTATATAAGGTACCATACATAAGGTACAGTACGCACGGTACCATACATAAGGTACAGTATATAAGGTACAGTGTATAAGCTACAGTACATAAGGTACAGTACATAAGGTACAGTACATAAGGTAGAGTACGCAAGGTACTGTACTTAAGGTACAGTACGCAAGGTATCATACATAAAGTACAGTATATAAGGTACATTATATAAGCTACAGTACATAAGGTACAGTACATAAGGTAGAGTTCATAAGGTACAGTATATAAAGTACATTACATAAGGTACAGTACATAAGGTACAGTACGCAAGGTACAGTACATAGAGTACAGTACATAGGGTACAGTACATAAAGTACAGTACATAAGGTACAATACGCAAGGTACCATACATAAGGTACAGTACGTAAGGTACAGTATATAAGGTACACTACTTAAGGTACAGTATATGAGGTACAGCATGTAAGGTATATTAGGTAAGGTACAGTACATGAGGTACAGTACAATAAGGTACAGTATATAAGGTACACTACTTAAGGTATGGTACGTAAGATACAGCACATGAGGTACAGTATgatgtaaaattataaatataaatcatgtataaatatataccaataataaatatagacatatatttactaataaatagtaGTATTTGCaatctatttatatttttatttattattgcttCATTAATTTAGATTTTACAGATAGTCTAGCGTAGGTTTCCAAATTcaatttttatatagttttatattatgTACTTTTTATGCTATATGTAAAATGGAAATTGTTAAAGGTGTTGTTATCTTTTatgatttttaaacaaattaaacaaaacacaATACATTCTTATTAAACCatttgctccaacatacaaACAGTTTCAACGTGTAAACAAATACAGGAATAGAGTAACTTGGTATAAATGTATGtctgtcaaggtttgactgtagcctCCAAACTTACCTCATCACGATGAAGATAGGTATAGAGAATGATATGGATGTGATAATGGATACAAAGTGTTGGAATCCAACATCCCATGCACATGCTGTTGATGTGAGTGACTCATACATGTGATGCAATGGCCGAAAAGGTCCGCAACCTCGAGATGGGTTGATTctgtttttaaacataaatacatgaggttatatttaaaaatttagtttctcatagaaaatattttaggagttttattttttgctatatatttttacaatattatataatagggATGAGCATTGATGGCAACAGCTATATAAATTGTTATCAAACTCATTATCTGTGGTAACTAAAACTGATGAGTAATACAAGTAACCAAAAGGGATCTGACATCGACTAAAGTAATGAACTTACGCTGCCACAGCATAAATAAGAGGGAAACAGCATATGATGAAGGAGATTAGGAGGACTATCACAAAGAATGAGTTGGATCTTGATGCTCTGTACGGTCGTTGATTTGGTACAAAGTTCGACAGCAATGAGATCTGTGTaacaaaaatagctttttatcTTAGTATTTAACAACTCTCAAATATGGAAGGTTTTTAGTCAAAGGTTCATTCGATGTTTTCAGTCTGCTATTATAAGTATAAATTTGTAGATTATATCATGCTGTATCATGTATCAGGTTATGAGCTTTTTAATAAGTAAAGAAATTTCACtacattttttgctattatACAAACAGTTGAATAGATAACTGAGGGAACTTTCGCTAGGATTTTTTGGGTCATTCACCATGCTCCTGAAGTGTTAACTCTAACAGAAATACTTCTTTTCTGATTACGTAAGCTGTTGGCCAAAAAGGtgtatacctacatgtacatacctcattagcgtatatatatatatgtatatatatatatatatatatatatatatatatatatatatgtatatatatacatgtatatatatatatatatatacatacgaggtaaatatatatctttggtatatatatctttggcatatataaatatatatatctttggtgtatatctttggtatatataaatatatatattttggtgTATATCTTTGGTATATATATGGTTTTGTTGTAGTTaagcactattttatacactaCAGCACTGGCACCGCTGCTGCCTCTTCATGTCTTGGCTTGCCTCTGAGTTGTGGTCTCTTGCATACACGCTTACATTTTAGCTTTGCTTTTCGCTGGTTTGTTGAATTGTTTTAGTGAAGCGGTAGCCTACGTGTTTATtatactagtatataaatatacaaacctGTATCATATAAGAATTATAAAATTCCTACCTTTTTAGTGTAGAAAGTGATAAAGAATTGTAAGATACAAAGAGCGGGTATCAGTGGACTGTAAAACACTCCCAACCTACAATATATTACCCTTCTTGAATACGATATAAATGATACAACACCTTACAGGTATGACTAGAGTATTGTCATAGCGACAATAGTTTGTTATCTCAGCAGGCTACCATTCCCGGAACGAAGACTTTCAGTATATGTTACTGAGTTCAATAGGTTAACAAGGTGTAGATATAACAGTGCACAGATATAAAGTGCACACATAACGGTATACAGATATAAAGTGTAGAGATAACAGTGTACAATTATATGAGGTAGAGATAACAGTGTACAAATATAAGGTGTAGAGATAACAGTATATACAGATATAAGGTATAGAGATAACAGTATACAAATATAAGGTATGGAGATAACAGTATACAGATATAAAGTGTAGACATAACAGCATACAGATGTAAGGTGTAGACATAACAGTGTCAAGATATAAAGTGTACACATAACAGTATACAGATATAAGGTGTAGAAATAACAGTGTACAGATGTAAGGTGTAGACATAACAGTGTACAGATATAAAGTGTACACATAACAGTATACAGATATAAGGTGTAGAAATAACAAAGTATACATATAAGGTGTAGACACAACAGTGTACAGATATACAATGTGTAGAAAAAACAATGTACACCTACTGGGTGTAGACATGAAATCATTAGGTACAATATTTGATACTAGCAGTTGCAGAGCCAAAGTGTAGACATGGAACTACGTATATAGATAATAGGTGTTTATATAAGAAGTGGATAAATCCAAGGCTTAGACATGAGAGTCTATGAATACAAAGCGCACCAAAAGAGTAAACATACGGTATGTATGGTGCAGACACAAGAATTTTGCAGATGTATAGCAAAGCATTCAAagacaaacatacaaaatgtcAGTGTGAGATAAGATAAGATGAAATCACAGCTTAGAAAATTGGTATCACTTTGAATACAAAATAGAATTCTTGAGTATCTGTTACTATACAAAGTCTGTCagaaatatatacaaaaatgaCACTGACCAGCACAGTGTTTGTGAATAAACCAGATCTAGCACGTTCTTTGGTATGATGAATTGCTGATATCCAATAATCTTGGCGAGCTTGCAGCTGCATTTGCTCACGATCAACCTTGAAAACAGCCAAATTACCTGATAAATCCTACATACCACATAAGATTCACTATGAATCACCTAAAAATTGCTATGAATCATATATTAGTTAGCATAATTCACCTAGTAGTAACTTCAATCACCAGCTATCATCTGATCAATTATATAAATTACCTGCTCAATGCTACAGGTAACCTTCTCAACACTATAAATTACATATTCAATGCTATAAATTGCCTGTTCAATGTTATAAATTACCTGCTCAATGCTTCAGATCACCGGCTCGAATCTATAAATCACTTGCTCAACGCTACAGATCACCTGCTCAATGTTATATAACTACTGACTTAAAATTTCTTATTAATTGCAATAATCTTCTCATTTACTAAATGCTATAAATCACCTCTACTAGCATACATGTCTATGAAATGTACCTTCTAGGAAACTCTACAAAGATAGCAGAGATGACCTTCGCCACAAAGTCAATGATAATCAGCTTGTAAAGTTGCTGACCGATGCTTGTTTCCCAGCAGTAAAATGTCTGGCAGCCACCGACACCGATATTACAGTAGTCCTTCGTGTCACAGCTGATTGATATGTAGAGAGTTGCGAATAAGACTGCTAGAGAAGCCAGTCGCAGAAAGACAGTCCTACAATAAGAATGTATTTATATCCTCTGATCAGGATATTTGACTAATTCGAATTATTATTATGAAGTCTTTActtgataaataaaaataaaagaacaGAAGTTTTCAGAGTAGAGCAAGCGAATGAGCCCTTTGAGTATGAGTGCATAGACAGACAACTCTAAATTGTCAGTTTAACAAGCATAAAAGTCATCATCACTCGAGCATGTTTATGACTAGTAAATCACAGGTAGTCTACTCATATGACTGTGACGTCATTTACAtccaattatatatattatattatatatatatatatatatatatattaacactgTTCATGCTACCACTGTCCATGCTAGCATTGTCTATGGCAACACTGTTTTGGTTAACACTGTTCATGCTAACacagtatatgtatgtacatgtatatgttaattGCAGATAGTTTTCAGCTACTAGTAGAGTAATCCACATTTGATACTCAAATGCTTCTGCCACAATAAATCATATAATCATTCAAAATACAACATCAATGATAGATTGTATACGTTTACATTGTACTCGAGTACAATCtacgtttatatatatataaacgtaGATTGTACTCtacgtttatatatatatatataaacgtaCTCtacgtttatatatatatataaacgtaGAGTacgtttatacatatatatatatatatatatatatatatatatatatatatatatatatatatatatatatatatatatatatatatatatataatgtaacatAGACAGAGGTAGCATGAACAGTGTTAGAATAGACAGTGTTAGTATAAACAGTGTTAGTATGAACAGTGTTAATATAGTTAGTGCTAATATAGACAGTGTTAACATGAATGCTGTTAACATAAGAAGCATTAGCATACCAGTATTACCATAAATAATGTTAACCTAGAGAGTATTAACATTTTCAGTGTTCACCCTAATAGTGTTCACATTCTACAATGAAGCCATAGCTAAAGTATACGGAGTACCAGAAGCATGAAAGAGGTTTCCTTCACCTGGTTACAAGGCAAATGAACTACCTGATCAAAGTGATTTGTACTTCAGTCTGTGGAGTGTAGTCTTCGCCAATGACAACCTTTTCAAAAAGTAGAGGCACAATTATATTGAGAATGGTGATGGTAAGGGAAGGCATATACTCTATGAGTAGCTGTAGAGATGTGTTCCAGCCATGGTACTCAGGCCACGTTGTGATGATCTGTATAAGTATAAAGAAAATCAGCATTAGCCAGATTGTATTAAGCTGGAATGGAACAAATCAaccttaataatattatattacagctGTATGTAGAGTGCAACATTATATTTCAGTTGTATGTAGAGTGCAACATTATATTACAGGTGTATGCAGAGTGCAGCATTATATTACAGTTGTATGTAGAGTGCAACATTATATTACAGGTGTATGCAGAGTGCAGCATTATATTACAGTTGTATGTAGAGTGCAACATTATATTACAGTTGTATGTAGAGTGAAACTGTAATAAGACTTTAATGAGAATGCAGCTGACCAACAAGTCATGTCCTGTAAGGCAGAAGAATGAATTGACGAATACCTTGGTGCTAGTTTCTGTCGTGTAGTATATGAGGTAACCTGAGCCTCCCAAAGCGCCCAGTACAAATATGTTCACCAGAATTCTCAAGCTCCAGAGTTTGAAGTTTTGTAGGTTAGTGCGAGCCTGTCTTCTGGCTTTGTCTCGCTGCTCATTTAAGTCATGCTGAAATATGTAAAGttaacatttattacatttcTGATGATTGACAATTGAAATGAGTTGTAAAGTGTCAGTAGGTTCTATTTATTATTCACCATAGTCATCTGAAAGCAAATTCAActattgttgttgttgttgttgttgttgttgttgttgaaaAGTTGTtggtttttgttgttgttgttgttgaaaAGTTGTTGGTTTTTGTATACATAGCATTGCATAGCAAGGTCCAATAGCTTTATCAGTTCAGTTCGCTTAAATGATTTTGAAAGGCTGTAAGCCTGGTGGCTAAGGTTATTTTAAGGTGTAGATTAGAAAAAAGTTTGAGAagcaaagaaaatatttttagttttttacatgtCTGTATGCATGCAATTTGGTCACAAAGACCGCGTAACTATGTCTCATGGTTCAAAGTTTTTGATTTGTTCAGTCCAAAAAAATTTTGCTTGTTATAAGTCTGCTAGAATAAGCTCcatgtgtttttaattttcatgaCTAACTTTTAATGACTGAAGGCTAAAGGCCATTAAACTACAGATTTAGGTCTAAAGTTGTTTGGCAGGCAAACAGATTTTTTTGAAAGAAATTAAACTGATTAAGGACTGGCACATATACATGTCCGTATAGACAATATGTTTCCACAATCGTACTCAAACCACagttgtagttgttttctcTCTAGGAAGCCACAACTACAGTTAGTAACAAAAGGATCAGGCAAGCCAGTTTTTGTATATTCTACTTTTGCTTTCATTAAGTGTAAATTcttttgtttttaaacattCTAAAGAGTCAGGGTTCCTAAAGAGTCAGGGTTCCTGGTTATTTTAACACTTACCTTGACTTCTCCAAAAATGCTCTTTTTCTTGAGAGCGACATTCTTTGGGTCACTGAGTGCATAATCCCAGGTGCCAAAAGCCTTGTTGCAAAACTGATAGAGCTTGTTGTCTGTTGAGATGATTGTTTCTTTAAAGCCTTTTGCTGACCTGTAACATATTTCTCTCTGATACACCATATTATCTAAAAGATTATCTAAGAAGGCGCTGTTAGCTACAGTATAAAAGTGATACATGCTAAACGTCGATTGGCAA
The genomic region above belongs to Watersipora subatra chromosome 1, tzWatSuba1.1, whole genome shotgun sequence and contains:
- the LOC137388229 gene encoding transmembrane channel-like protein 7, whose translation is METKKTADDLEGLPSQQAVKSVQGANQAREDVRTELAKTRRASMARRLHAAASQQNQVAPESSPDQVLSYHFKTSNVDLAELGFETCNTEEEQLKQLARLRDMPCPIAVKRMLREQLMSQKVSAMKGWKGFLYKQERDRKKLKLFAKEVSYKTELWQGSFKEIEGHFGTGVVSYFVFLKWLFLLDVLIFSLIFLFIVIPEAVLGKTSNATYVQPCLNSNISNLYQDVIYYGDSVNNCSDLYQTHIDDTSGVISGNYTVVSYIADFIQGTGFMEDTYLFYGFYSSSSLTVDISVVSDYVQTYNLPFMYILVTGFHFSLSLILMVKQSAKGFKETIISTDNKLYQFCNKAFGTWDYALSDPKNVALKKKSIFGEVKHDLNEQRDKARRQARTNLQNFKLWSLRILVNIFVLGALGGSGYLIYYTTETSTKIITTWPEYHGWNTSLQLLIEYMPSLTITILNIIVPLLFEKVVIGEDYTPQTEVQITLIRTVFLRLASLAVLFATLYISISCDTKDYCNIGVGGCQTFYCWETSIGQQLYKLIIIDFVAKVISAIFVEFPRRLIVSKCSCKLAKIIGYQQFIIPKNVLDLVYSQTLCWLGVFYSPLIPALCILQFFITFYTKKISLLSNFVPNQRPYRASRSNSFFVIVLLISFIICCFPLIYAVAAINPSRGCGPFRPLHHMYESLTSTACAWDVGFQHFVSIITSISFSIPIFIVMSLTIYYQHIVRVAQRERINLLKDQLLMEGKDKQFLLGRVNELKDIVGQFKPTAAKPASVSQSKDFHLQDGKISTSEVLCEEDEGRTSNPPGHMDYNV